A genome region from Bradyrhizobium commune includes the following:
- a CDS encoding Lrp/AsnC family transcriptional regulator: protein MSARLDRIDLKILRLLQNNGRLSNADLAVSVAISPATCHRRTQRLFEDGFIATVRAIVAPKKVAKGTLVMVGVVLDRSTPESFATFEQAIAKLKFVLDCHLVAGDFDYFLKIRVGDMDDFNRIHGEQLIALPGVRQTRTFFVMKEVVDNAPLEF, encoded by the coding sequence ATGTCCGCTCGGCTCGATCGCATCGATCTTAAGATATTGAGATTGCTACAAAATAACGGACGGCTCAGCAATGCTGACCTCGCGGTATCAGTCGCCATCAGCCCCGCCACCTGCCATCGCCGCACCCAGCGGCTGTTCGAGGACGGCTTTATCGCCACTGTACGCGCCATCGTCGCCCCGAAGAAGGTGGCGAAGGGCACGCTGGTGATGGTCGGCGTCGTGCTCGACCGCTCGACGCCGGAGAGCTTTGCCACCTTCGAGCAGGCGATCGCAAAACTGAAATTCGTGCTCGACTGCCACCTCGTCGCCGGCGACTTCGACTACTTCCTCAAGATCCGCGTCGGCGACATGGACGATTTCAACCGTATCCATGGCGAGCAGCTGATCGCGCTGCCCGGCGTGCGCCAGACCCGCACCTTCTTCGTGATGAAGGAAGTCGTCGACAACGCGCCGCTGGAGTTTTGA
- a CDS encoding O-acetylhomoserine aminocarboxypropyltransferase/cysteine synthase family protein — MRNETIAIHAGYEPEATTHAVAVPIYQTAAYAFDSADHGAALFNLEAEGFRYSRIANPTSAVLEKRIAQLEGGVGALAVATGQAALHFAFVNVADHGGNIVSVPQLYGTTHTLLSHILPRQGITGRFAESDKPEAIEKLIDENTRAVFAETIGNPAGNVCDIEALAKIAHAHGVPLIVDNTVATPILLKPFDYGADIAVHSLTKFLGGHGTTLGGAIVDSGNFPWAKYADGFPAYNKPDASYHGLVYAERFGRTAYIERARSVYQRTMGSVLSPFNAFLLLQGIETVALRMERHVENARKVAEFLRNDPRVAWVNYTGFPDSPYYPLVQKYLDGNASSLFTFGIKGGMEAGKTFYDALKLVTRLVNIGDAKSLACHPASTTHRQMSPEQQRVAGVLPETIRLSIGIEHAADIIEDIDQALEKACPAARLQAAE, encoded by the coding sequence ATGCGCAACGAGACGATCGCTATTCACGCCGGCTACGAGCCCGAAGCCACCACGCACGCGGTTGCCGTGCCGATCTACCAGACCGCCGCCTACGCCTTTGACAGCGCCGATCACGGCGCGGCCCTCTTCAATCTCGAGGCCGAAGGCTTTCGTTACAGCCGCATCGCCAATCCGACCAGCGCGGTGCTGGAGAAGCGTATCGCCCAGCTCGAAGGCGGCGTCGGCGCGCTCGCGGTGGCGACCGGCCAGGCGGCGTTGCATTTCGCCTTCGTCAACGTCGCCGACCATGGCGGCAACATCGTGTCCGTGCCGCAGCTCTACGGCACCACGCACACGCTGCTCTCCCATATCCTGCCGCGCCAGGGCATTACCGGCCGCTTCGCCGAGAGCGACAAGCCGGAGGCGATCGAGAAGCTGATCGACGAGAACACCCGCGCGGTGTTCGCTGAGACAATCGGCAACCCCGCCGGCAATGTTTGCGACATCGAGGCGCTGGCGAAGATCGCGCATGCCCATGGCGTGCCGCTGATCGTCGACAACACCGTCGCAACCCCGATCCTGCTTAAGCCGTTCGACTACGGCGCCGATATCGCCGTGCATTCGCTGACCAAGTTTCTGGGCGGCCACGGCACCACGCTCGGCGGCGCCATCGTCGATTCCGGCAATTTCCCGTGGGCCAAATATGCTGACGGCTTCCCGGCCTACAACAAGCCGGACGCCTCCTATCATGGCCTCGTCTATGCCGAGCGTTTCGGCAGGACCGCCTATATCGAGCGTGCGCGCAGCGTCTATCAGCGCACCATGGGTTCGGTGCTGTCGCCGTTCAACGCCTTCCTGCTGCTCCAGGGCATCGAGACCGTCGCGCTGCGCATGGAGCGTCACGTCGAGAACGCCCGCAAGGTCGCCGAATTCCTGCGCAATGACCCGCGCGTCGCCTGGGTGAACTACACTGGCTTCCCGGACAGCCCCTATTATCCGCTGGTGCAGAAATATCTCGACGGCAATGCCTCCTCGCTATTCACCTTCGGCATCAAGGGCGGCATGGAAGCCGGCAAGACCTTCTACGATGCGCTGAAGCTGGTCACGCGGCTCGTCAATATCGGCGACGCCAAGTCGCTGGCCTGCCATCCGGCCTCGACCACGCACCGCCAGATGTCGCCGGAGCAGCAGCGCGTCGCCGGCGTGCTGCCGGAGACCATCCGGCTCTCGATCGGCATCGAGCATGCCGCCGATATCATCGAAGACATCGACCAGGCGCTGGAAAAGGCCTGCCCGGCCGCGCGTCTCCAGGCCGCGGAGTAG
- a CDS encoding TadE/TadG family type IV pilus assembly protein, with translation MTIAAGNAHRLLSRFASDRSGNIAIIFALALLPLLSFVGAAVDYSLAARAKTKLAAALDTAVLVATAKSEITKTASTAQSDALNTFSGQMSALGMSSSSVTITVSDSVTTRTATGTATSSVTTYFMGILGYKTIGVSATSTAAASLPAYIDFYVLLDNSPSQGLGATTADMTALQNATSDSCAFACHDTYTSSTKKTKQTNSYYAIAKNLGIKMRIDLVRDATESLTDTATASQLVSNQYRMAVYTMGSDCASIGLSTISALSSSLSSVKTSVANVDLMTIPYTNYNNDMCTDFDGTMSSMNSTIPTPGDGSSSSPQKWLFFVSDGVADYYYPSSCSQTVITSSGRCQEPLTTTICDTIKARGVKIAVLYTTYLAITNNSWYTTYIAPFRSTIGTKMQACATSGYYYEVSSDASISDALNALFQKAIAASHLTN, from the coding sequence TTGACCATTGCCGCCGGGAATGCTCATCGCCTGCTCTCGCGCTTTGCTTCTGACCGGAGTGGCAATATCGCCATCATCTTCGCGCTCGCGCTGCTGCCGCTATTGTCCTTCGTCGGCGCCGCCGTCGACTATTCCCTCGCCGCGCGGGCCAAAACCAAGCTGGCCGCCGCGCTCGACACCGCGGTTCTGGTCGCCACCGCCAAGAGTGAAATCACCAAAACCGCATCGACCGCACAGAGCGATGCACTGAACACCTTCTCCGGACAGATGTCCGCGCTTGGCATGAGTTCGAGCTCCGTAACCATCACCGTGTCCGACAGCGTCACCACCCGCACCGCCACGGGAACGGCGACGTCGTCGGTGACGACGTATTTCATGGGGATCCTCGGCTACAAGACCATCGGGGTCTCGGCGACCTCGACCGCCGCGGCCTCGCTGCCGGCCTATATCGACTTCTACGTGCTGCTCGACAACTCGCCCTCGCAGGGGCTGGGCGCAACCACGGCCGACATGACGGCGCTTCAGAACGCGACCTCCGACAGCTGTGCCTTCGCCTGCCATGACACCTACACGTCGAGTACAAAAAAGACCAAGCAGACCAACAGCTACTATGCGATCGCAAAGAATCTCGGGATCAAGATGCGGATCGACCTGGTGCGAGACGCGACGGAGTCGCTGACAGACACGGCGACCGCGAGCCAGCTCGTCAGCAACCAATACAGGATGGCGGTCTACACCATGGGCAGCGATTGCGCCTCGATCGGCCTCAGCACGATCTCGGCGCTCTCCTCAAGCCTCTCCTCAGTGAAGACGTCCGTCGCCAACGTCGACCTGATGACGATCCCTTACACCAACTACAACAACGACATGTGCACCGATTTCGACGGCACAATGTCGTCGATGAACAGCACGATTCCGACGCCCGGCGACGGCTCGTCATCCTCGCCGCAGAAATGGCTGTTCTTCGTCTCGGACGGCGTGGCCGACTATTATTACCCCTCGAGCTGCAGCCAGACCGTGATCACCTCGTCGGGACGATGCCAGGAGCCGCTGACGACGACGATCTGCGACACCATCAAGGCGCGCGGCGTCAAGATCGCGGTGCTCTACACCACCTATCTCGCGATCACCAACAACAGCTGGTACACCACTTATATCGCGCCGTTTCGCAGCACGATCGGGACCAAGATGCAGGCTTGCGCGACGTCAGGCTATTATTACGAGGTCTCGAGCGATGCGAGCATCAGCGATGCACTGAATGCGCTGTTCCAGAAGGCGATCGCCGCCTCGCATTTGACGAACTAG
- a CDS encoding carboxymuconolactone decarboxylase family protein — protein MRLPILDPKDLTDEQKPLYADMQAGIKDHFKGFVNMREDGALLGPWNPWIREPRFGKPVWELVKAIASNPLLPAPVREVAILVTGSHFRSGYELYAHVLVAEQRGLSDEKLATIVAGQRPVDLTRQEAVAYDMASALVSGGVLPELTYRAAVKEFGEHGAAELSYLVGIYCMVSVTLNTFDVPVPD, from the coding sequence GTGCGCCTTCCCATTCTCGATCCGAAGGATCTGACCGACGAACAGAAGCCGCTCTATGCGGACATGCAAGCGGGCATCAAGGACCACTTCAAGGGCTTCGTGAACATGCGCGAGGATGGCGCGCTGCTCGGGCCCTGGAACCCGTGGATTCGCGAGCCGCGCTTCGGCAAGCCGGTGTGGGAGCTGGTCAAGGCGATCGCGTCGAACCCGCTGCTGCCGGCACCGGTGCGCGAGGTCGCGATCCTCGTCACTGGTTCGCATTTCCGCTCCGGCTATGAGCTCTACGCTCATGTGCTGGTCGCCGAGCAGCGCGGGCTCTCCGATGAGAAGCTTGCGACCATCGTTGCGGGACAGCGGCCGGTCGATCTCACCAGGCAGGAGGCGGTTGCCTACGACATGGCGTCGGCGCTGGTGAGCGGCGGCGTGCTGCCGGAATTGACCTATCGGGCTGCGGTGAAGGAGTTCGGCGAGCACGGCGCCGCCGAGCTGTCCTACCTCGTCGGCATCTACTGCATGGTCTCGGTCACGCTCAACACGTTCGATGTGCCGGTGCCGGACTAG
- a CDS encoding 1-aminocyclopropane-1-carboxylate deaminase, with amino-acid sequence MKLDKFARYPLTFGPTPIEKLERLSKHLGGNVEIYAKREDCNSGLAYGGNKLRKLEYIIPDAIASNADTLVSIGGVQSNHTRMIAAVAAKIGMKCRLVQEAWVPHEDAVYDRVGNIMLSRIMGADVRLVDDGFDIGIRKSWEQAIEEVKAAGGKPYAIPAGASVHKFGGLGYVGFAEEVRKQEQELGFKFDYIVVCTVTGSTHAGMLVGFAADGRARKVIGIDASFTPAQTKAQVLSIAQNTAKLVELGKDIVADDVVLIEDYAYPAYGVPSEETKEAIRLTARLEAMITDPVYEGKSMQGLIDLTQKGHFEKGAKILYAHLGGAPALNGYGYAFRNG; translated from the coding sequence ATGAAGCTGGACAAATTCGCGCGCTATCCGCTGACCTTCGGCCCGACGCCCATCGAGAAGCTGGAGCGGCTGTCGAAGCATCTCGGCGGCAATGTCGAGATCTATGCGAAGCGCGAGGACTGCAATTCCGGCCTCGCCTATGGCGGCAACAAGCTGCGCAAGCTCGAATACATCATCCCCGACGCGATCGCGTCGAACGCCGACACGCTGGTCTCGATCGGCGGCGTCCAATCCAACCACACCCGCATGATCGCCGCCGTCGCCGCCAAGATCGGCATGAAGTGCCGCCTGGTGCAGGAAGCCTGGGTGCCGCACGAGGACGCCGTCTATGACCGCGTCGGCAACATCATGCTCTCGCGCATCATGGGCGCCGATGTGCGCCTCGTCGACGACGGTTTTGATATCGGCATCCGCAAGAGCTGGGAGCAGGCGATCGAGGAAGTGAAGGCGGCGGGCGGCAAGCCCTACGCTATTCCGGCCGGCGCCTCCGTGCATAAATTTGGCGGGCTTGGCTATGTCGGCTTCGCCGAGGAAGTGCGCAAGCAGGAGCAAGAGCTCGGCTTCAAGTTCGACTACATCGTGGTCTGCACCGTGACCGGATCGACCCATGCCGGCATGCTGGTCGGCTTCGCCGCCGACGGCCGTGCGCGAAAGGTAATCGGCATCGACGCCTCCTTCACGCCGGCACAGACCAAGGCGCAGGTGCTCTCGATCGCGCAGAACACCGCCAAGCTCGTCGAGCTCGGCAAGGACATCGTTGCAGACGACGTCGTGCTGATCGAGGATTACGCCTATCCCGCCTATGGCGTGCCGTCGGAGGAGACCAAGGAGGCGATCCGCCTCACCGCACGGCTAGAGGCGATGATCACCGACCCCGTCTATGAAGGCAAATCGATGCAGGGCCTGATCGATCTGACCCAGAAGGGTCATTTCGAGAAGGGTGCGAAGATCCTCTACGCCCATCTCGGCGGCGCGCCGGCGCTGAACGGTTATGGGTATGCGTTTAGGAACGGTTGA
- the recQ gene encoding DNA helicase RecQ, with protein sequence MSAPSTAPLPAPADGRDALSVLHSVFGLPGFRGAQGEIIRHVTDGGNCLVLMPTGGGKSLCYQLPSLLREGCGIVVSPLIALMRDQVAGLIEAGVNAAALNSSLSFQEASDVERRLIAGDLDLLYVAPERLVTPRCLSLLAQAKVALFAIDEAHCVSQWGHDFRPEYVGLSVIAERFPDVPRIALTATADELTRKEIVERLQLTGSPQFVSSFDRPNIRYEIVDKRNAVSQLKDFIRERHMGDAGVVYCLSRNRVEEVAAALDEAGIAALPYHAGLDSSVRSRNQDRFLNEDGVVIVATIAFGMGIDKPDVRFVAHLDLPKSIEAYYQETGRAGRDGKPSAAWMAYGLSDIVQQRRMIDESSGSDDFKRVSIRKLDALVGLAETAQCRRKRLLGYFGETAHGETCGNCDNCLTPPQMRDGKVLAQKLLSCAYRTGQRFGAMHLIDVLIGRLTEKVTQFGHDKLSVFGIGRELNEKQWRTVLRQLVAMGHLQSDSEAFGALKLTDSSRGVLRGETEVWLREDTPGIRVRASRAKSRRGDLAPAANAPQGDVDPELRARLRSWRSDVARERGVPAYVVLHDATIDGIVRAWPTTLDELRNVPGIGDKKLEHYGEELLRIVRTR encoded by the coding sequence ATGTCCGCACCTTCCACCGCTCCGCTGCCTGCGCCGGCCGATGGCCGCGACGCGCTGTCGGTGCTGCATTCGGTGTTCGGCCTGCCTGGCTTCCGCGGCGCGCAGGGCGAGATCATCCGGCATGTCACCGATGGCGGCAATTGCCTGGTGCTGATGCCGACCGGCGGCGGCAAGTCGCTGTGCTACCAATTGCCGTCGCTGCTGCGCGAAGGTTGCGGCATCGTGGTGTCGCCGTTGATCGCGCTGATGCGCGATCAAGTCGCGGGCCTGATCGAGGCCGGCGTCAATGCCGCCGCGCTGAACTCGTCGCTGTCGTTCCAGGAGGCGTCCGACGTCGAGCGGCGCCTGATCGCGGGCGATCTCGACTTGCTCTATGTCGCGCCGGAACGGCTGGTGACGCCGCGCTGCCTGTCGCTGCTGGCGCAGGCCAAGGTGGCGCTGTTCGCGATCGACGAGGCGCATTGCGTCTCGCAATGGGGGCACGATTTCCGGCCTGAATATGTCGGTCTCTCCGTCATCGCCGAACGCTTTCCCGACGTGCCGCGCATCGCGCTGACGGCGACCGCCGACGAGCTGACGCGCAAGGAGATCGTCGAGCGGCTTCAGCTGACCGGTTCCCCGCAATTCGTCTCGAGCTTCGACCGTCCCAACATCCGCTACGAGATCGTCGACAAGCGCAATGCGGTATCGCAGCTCAAGGACTTCATCCGCGAGCGTCATATGGGCGACGCCGGCGTGGTCTATTGCCTGTCGCGCAACCGGGTCGAGGAGGTTGCTGCTGCGCTCGACGAGGCCGGCATTGCGGCGCTGCCCTATCACGCCGGGCTCGACAGCAGTGTGCGCTCGCGCAACCAGGATCGTTTTCTCAACGAGGACGGCGTCGTCATCGTCGCGACCATCGCCTTCGGCATGGGCATCGACAAGCCCGACGTGCGTTTCGTCGCCCATCTCGATCTGCCAAAGAGCATCGAAGCCTATTACCAGGAGACCGGACGTGCGGGGCGCGACGGCAAGCCGTCGGCGGCCTGGATGGCCTATGGCCTCTCCGACATCGTGCAGCAGCGCCGCATGATCGATGAGTCCAGTGGGTCCGATGATTTCAAGCGGGTTTCGATCCGCAAGCTGGACGCACTGGTCGGCCTCGCCGAGACCGCGCAGTGTCGGCGCAAGCGGCTGCTCGGCTATTTCGGCGAGACCGCGCACGGCGAGACCTGCGGCAATTGCGACAACTGCCTGACGCCACCGCAGATGCGCGACGGCAAGGTGCTGGCGCAGAAGCTGCTGTCGTGCGCCTATCGCACCGGACAACGTTTCGGCGCGATGCACCTGATCGACGTGCTGATCGGGCGCCTCACCGAGAAGGTGACGCAGTTCGGCCACGACAAGCTGTCGGTGTTCGGCATCGGGCGCGAGCTCAACGAGAAGCAATGGCGCACCGTGCTGCGGCAGCTGGTGGCGATGGGACATCTGCAAAGCGACAGCGAGGCCTTTGGCGCGCTGAAGCTGACCGACTCCTCGCGCGGCGTGCTGCGCGGGGAGACCGAGGTGTGGCTGCGCGAGGATACGCCCGGCATCCGCGTGCGCGCGAGCCGCGCCAAATCCCGGCGCGGCGATCTCGCGCCTGCGGCCAATGCACCGCAAGGCGACGTCGATCCTGAATTGCGCGCGCGGCTACGATCCTGGCGCTCGGATGTAGCGCGCGAACGCGGGGTGCCGGCCTATGTGGTGCTGCACGATGCCACCATCGACGGCATCGTCCGGGCCTGGCCGACCACGCTGGACGAATTGCGCAACGTGCCAGGGATCGGCGACAAAAAGCTCGAGCACTACGGCGAGGAGCTGCTGCGGATCGTGCGGACGCGGTAG
- a CDS encoding amidase family protein, with product MAKKTATKKKSVSKKAAKTSSKKTTARKGAVAKPAKTKVKTTANKPAPRRPKGPAWQWSAVDTAAAIRAGAISAVEAVEAHLERMRAVNPTLNAVVVDLSEEALKAAHAADKQRARGGELGLLHGVPITIKENVDYEGRPNFNGVPANKDLVAPSDSPVVRNLKKAGAIVIGLTNTPEFSFRGFTDNPLHGLTLNPWDPNITCGGSSGGAGAAVAAGIGTIAHGNDIGGSLRWPAHCNGVATIKPTQGRIPAFNGSATAERPMLAHLMSAQGPLARHVADVRLALEVMSQRDPRDPWWVPAPLTGPKPKGPIKVALAKIPDDMDVDPQVAAALRQAADHLERSGYRVSEVEVPDINGVWQTWCDIITNETMVMQEAGMLKVTSEDFHKAWNGMKTRANVLDLPAWMRATAARNGHIRAWQLFFEDYPVVLAPTTVAPTPGPRDDTISAERVQEVFWGGMRFISAINVLGLPGAVVPVAVHDGKPIGVQLISGRYREDLALDAAAAIEKRAGVLVHQLWKTMA from the coding sequence AAGCGTTTCAAAGAAAGCAGCGAAGACCTCGAGCAAGAAGACCACGGCCCGCAAGGGCGCCGTCGCGAAGCCAGCCAAGACAAAGGTCAAGACAACGGCCAACAAGCCCGCGCCGCGTCGTCCCAAGGGGCCGGCATGGCAATGGTCGGCGGTCGACACCGCCGCCGCGATCCGCGCCGGTGCGATCTCCGCGGTCGAAGCCGTGGAAGCGCATCTCGAGCGCATGCGCGCCGTCAATCCCACGCTCAACGCTGTCGTCGTCGACCTCAGCGAGGAGGCGCTGAAGGCCGCGCACGCCGCCGACAAGCAGCGCGCCAGAGGTGGCGAGCTCGGCCTTCTGCACGGCGTGCCGATCACCATCAAGGAGAACGTCGACTACGAAGGCCGGCCCAATTTCAACGGCGTTCCCGCTAACAAGGATCTTGTTGCGCCGTCGGACTCGCCGGTTGTCCGCAACCTGAAGAAGGCCGGCGCGATCGTCATCGGCCTCACCAACACGCCGGAATTCTCGTTCCGCGGCTTCACCGACAATCCGCTGCACGGGCTGACGCTGAACCCCTGGGATCCGAACATCACCTGCGGCGGCTCCTCGGGCGGCGCGGGGGCGGCCGTGGCCGCCGGCATCGGCACGATCGCGCATGGCAACGACATCGGTGGTTCGCTGCGCTGGCCGGCGCATTGCAACGGGGTCGCCACGATCAAGCCGACGCAGGGCCGCATTCCCGCCTTCAATGGCAGCGCGACGGCCGAGCGGCCGATGCTGGCGCATCTGATGTCGGCGCAGGGCCCGCTCGCCCGCCACGTCGCCGACGTCCGTCTTGCGCTGGAGGTGATGAGCCAGCGCGATCCGCGCGATCCCTGGTGGGTGCCGGCGCCGCTCACCGGACCGAAGCCGAAGGGTCCGATCAAGGTCGCGCTGGCAAAGATCCCGGACGACATGGACGTCGATCCACAGGTTGCCGCGGCGCTGCGACAGGCCGCCGATCATCTGGAGCGCTCCGGTTATCGCGTCAGCGAGGTCGAGGTGCCCGACATCAACGGCGTCTGGCAGACTTGGTGCGACATCATCACCAACGAGACGATGGTGATGCAGGAGGCTGGCATGCTGAAGGTGACGTCGGAGGACTTCCACAAGGCGTGGAACGGCATGAAGACCAGGGCCAATGTGCTCGATCTGCCGGCCTGGATGCGCGCCACCGCCGCGCGCAACGGCCATATCCGCGCCTGGCAGTTGTTCTTCGAGGATTATCCGGTGGTGCTGGCACCGACCACGGTGGCTCCGACGCCGGGCCCGCGCGACGACACGATCAGCGCCGAGCGGGTGCAGGAGGTGTTCTGGGGCGGAATGCGCTTCATCTCCGCCATCAACGTGCTGGGTCTGCCCGGCGCCGTGGTGCCGGTCGCCGTGCACGACGGCAAGCCGATCGGCGTGCAGCTCATCTCCGGGCGCTATCGCGAGGACCTCGCGCTCGATGCGGCCGCCGCGATCGAGAAGCGCGCCGGCGTGCTTGTCCATCAACTCTGGAAGACCATGGCCTGA
- the metA gene encoding homoserine O-succinyltransferase MetA: protein MSILIDRDQGISSPALVPADGDLARDRGRGELTIGLINNMPDPALKATERQFMKLLQAAAGPRRIRFHCFSLPSVKRSPEAKWHVESEYSDLSDLKQQKFDGLIVTGAEPVAPELDQEPYWRDLTDLIDWAKANTRSTIWSCLAAHAAVLHLDRIERRPLPAKCHGIFDCDAVTGDFLTRAAPAPLKISHSRLNEIAERDLMQAGYQVLTRSAQAGVDIFVRQYASRFVFFQGHPEYDALSLQREYLRDIGRYLAREREAYPHLPVSYFDAATEEKLARFEKRARHQRHPALTNELPALTLRADIAAGSAAAALFRNWLQYLGTDAEVPLPAR from the coding sequence ATGAGCATCTTGATCGACAGGGATCAAGGTATCTCGAGCCCGGCGCTGGTGCCGGCCGATGGCGATCTCGCGCGCGATCGCGGCAGAGGCGAGCTGACAATCGGGCTGATCAACAACATGCCGGATCCCGCCTTGAAGGCAACGGAGCGGCAGTTCATGAAGCTGCTCCAGGCCGCCGCCGGTCCGCGCCGCATCCGCTTCCACTGCTTCTCGCTGCCCTCGGTGAAGCGCTCGCCGGAAGCGAAATGGCATGTCGAGAGCGAATATTCCGATCTCTCCGACCTCAAGCAGCAAAAATTCGACGGGCTGATCGTGACCGGCGCGGAGCCGGTCGCACCGGAGCTCGATCAGGAGCCGTACTGGCGCGACCTCACCGATCTCATCGACTGGGCCAAGGCCAACACGCGCTCCACGATCTGGTCGTGCCTCGCCGCGCATGCGGCGGTGCTGCATCTCGATCGCATCGAGCGACGGCCGCTTCCGGCCAAATGCCATGGCATCTTCGACTGCGACGCCGTGACCGGCGACTTTCTGACGCGCGCGGCGCCGGCGCCGCTCAAGATCTCGCATTCGCGTCTGAACGAAATCGCGGAGCGCGACCTCATGCAGGCCGGTTACCAGGTGCTGACACGCTCGGCCCAGGCCGGCGTCGACATTTTCGTCCGGCAATATGCCAGCCGCTTCGTGTTCTTCCAGGGCCATCCTGAATATGACGCGCTGTCGCTCCAGCGCGAATATCTGCGCGACATCGGCCGCTATCTCGCGCGCGAGCGGGAGGCCTATCCGCATCTGCCCGTGAGTTATTTTGACGCAGCAACGGAGGAGAAGCTCGCTCGCTTCGAGAAGCGGGCGAGGCACCAGCGCCATCCGGCACTGACCAACGAGCTCCCCGCGCTGACTTTGCGCGCCGATATTGCAGCCGGTAGCGCCGCGGCGGCGCTTTTCCGCAATTGGCTGCAATATCTCGGTACAGACGCTGAAGTTCCGCTGCCTGCGCGTTAG
- a CDS encoding polysaccharide deacetylase family protein yields the protein MLSALNGRLSNRLARHFRAAPHLLSAHAPMVSFTFDDAPDSAASEGASLLEEHDGRGTFYLAGSLIDQPGDHWHGLSNDAIVRLHRGGHEIACHTFSHLRAVDLDETAMAREIERNRSYFRGIDSSIRLENFAYPYGLASVWRKPQLARTFRSARGILPGVNRDVIDLQFLRASPLVACEIDTAGVDRYFDDAVASGGWLIFYSHDVVDAPSPYGCTPALLRHALKAAATRNMPIVTVAEALRRIGA from the coding sequence GTGCTGTCGGCTCTCAACGGACGCTTGAGCAATCGGCTGGCCCGGCATTTCCGCGCCGCGCCGCACCTTTTGTCGGCGCATGCGCCGATGGTGAGCTTCACCTTCGACGACGCGCCCGACAGTGCGGCTAGTGAGGGCGCTTCGCTGCTGGAAGAGCATGACGGGCGCGGCACGTTCTATCTCGCCGGCAGCCTGATCGATCAGCCCGGGGATCACTGGCACGGCCTGTCGAACGATGCGATCGTGCGGCTGCATCGCGGCGGCCATGAGATTGCCTGTCACACTTTTTCGCATCTTCGCGCGGTCGATCTTGACGAGACCGCCATGGCGCGTGAGATCGAACGCAACCGCAGTTATTTCCGCGGCATCGATTCCTCGATCCGGCTTGAGAATTTCGCCTATCCGTATGGCCTCGCCTCGGTCTGGCGCAAGCCGCAACTCGCCAGAACATTCCGTTCGGCGCGCGGCATCCTTCCCGGTGTCAATCGCGACGTGATCGACCTCCAGTTCCTGCGCGCCTCGCCGCTGGTCGCGTGCGAGATCGATACGGCTGGCGTCGACCGCTATTTCGACGACGCCGTCGCAAGCGGCGGCTGGCTGATCTTCTATAGTCACGACGTCGTCGATGCCCCGAGCCCCTATGGCTGCACGCCGGCCTTGCTCCGCCACGCGCTGAAGGCGGCCGCGACGCGCAACATGCCGATCGTGACGGTTGCGGAAGCCCTGCGACGGATCGGGGCGTAA